The segment GAAACGGCTTTGTGTAAATCTGTAGTTGGATCAACTCTAGAAAGAATTTGTTGCGGATCCTCTGTAACTTGATTATTACTTCTTAGGACTTGAACATAGTTCCTCAGCTTCTCTAAACCCTTATTTAAAGTATCGTTCTTTTCTGTATACAGCGCTACTTGATATCCCTTAGACGCGAAGAGCGTAGCCCAACCTACGCCTATTACCCCCGCACCTACGATCGTTATTTTTTCGTTCATGTTATCAGGTATATTATATAAGTAATTTAAATCTAAATGACACTACAGTTTGGAACAGAACTGTTTAAATTATAAGGACAGATTTAAGGTACATTTGGATCAAACCATAAAACTTTCATTAAAGGAACTTTTGAATAGATAGTATAGCAAAACACACAAATCTTAAATTAGACTCTATAAATGAAAGTCATGCTTACCGAAGAAATCGAGAGATATGTAACTTCAATTGAGACTAAATTGTTGTCTAGGTTTGAAAGTAGGGAGAGACTTTTACAGATATCCAGGGAAGTTATCAGGTACTCTGGAGAAACTATATCATTGTCCCATAGAGGCAAAAGAGAGGAAGCATTAGATAGATACTCTAAAGCCAAAACGAAACTTGAGGAAATAAAGGGCATTGTAAGCAATTTCCCGGAGCTCTTATTTGGAGACGTTGGTGTGGCGTTTCAGGAGATTAGTGAGGCAAGCGTTGTTCTTTCCTTCTATTTTGGAACTTCGTTGACTCTACCCAAAGATCTCGGGATTCCGGACGTGTACTACATAACAGGGATAGCTGACGCGATTGGTGAGATGAGGAGAGCTGCTTTAGAAAGCCTTAGGAGAGGAGAGAAAGAGAAAGGTAAAGAGATACTGGCTGTTATGGAAAACATTTACGACATGTTGTGGAAGCTAGAGTACCCTAAATCTCTCGTCCCAGGTTTGAGACAGAAGGTAGACGCGATGAGAAAAGTACTTGAAGACACTAGGCACGATGTCTTCTTAGCGGAAGTTGTAGGTAAGATAAATGAGGACTAAGAAAAGTTTTCTTTTATGTAACTCACTAACCTGTTTGGCACGTCGATACCAGTAGCTAAGATAAAGCCCTTAAACTCAGGGACGTCGTTAAGCTCGTTTATCACGTACCCTCTCGAGCGATGTTCTAGAACGTCTATAGATACAAACTCCCCATTTATTACCTTAGCGGCCTTCAGGGTAGTTTCCTTGAGGGCATCATCCACTTCTAATGGAGTTGGGGTCCCACCAAGAGCCACATTAGCCCTCCATTCGTTTGATGGAATGTTCCTAGCGTAACATCCTAGAAGTTCCTTTCCCATCACAATACACCTTATATCCCTGTTCTTTCCTGTTATGTACTCTTGCACTATGTGAACCTTAAGTGCAGAGTTTCCCATCATTTCCCTGTGCTCTATTATGGTCTTCCCCTCTAGTATATCTCTGATTAACGATACCATTCTTCCCCAACTTCCTATAGGTGGTTTATCGATTAATGGAAACCCAATTTGTTCGTAAGCTTTCATAACGGAGTCTGGAGACATAGCTATAACTGATTGAGGGACTGGTATCCCAGCTTTAAACAGTTTGGAGTAGGTCAATATTTTGTCTCCTGCTACGCTTATCACGTCAGCTGAGTTTATTGTATGTACCCCTGCCCCCTCTAGAACTGCCGCTGCGTAAAGAGATCTATACATACTTACAGCCCTTATTATAGCCACATCGTATCTACCTAACGCCCTATTAAACGGTAAAGGCTCCTGAGCTACGTTGAGCACATCGTAGCTTATCTGTTGTTCGTTTAGGGCCTTTACAAGTAACTTTTCCTCTTGTCTAACTATATCTACTACCAGTGCGACCTTCATTAGGTTCCCCCTCCATACCTTCTCATCTCATAAAACGTCATCTCGTTTTTAATCATGGCGTGGCTTATCTCTCTTCCTAACCTTCCATTCAACACAATTGGTACATTTAAATCCACGGCCAATCTCCTGATCTTGTAATCAAAGCTCTTCATGTAACCGTTAGTCACTATCAAGTCTATCTCCCCTCTACCTATCATATTTAGCGCGATGTCTGGACTTATTACGTCAAACCCAGATACCTCGAAATGTTCTAATGTCTTAACGGTAAGGCCCAATTTCTCAAGATTGATTCCGGTCTCCTTTAGCCTCTCCATGTTACCTTTACCATATAAGAGCACACTTTTTCCTTGTTTGGGCAAACGATTAGGTGAACTTGACAACCAGCTCTTCAAGAGCGCGTCATAAAACGTTACGCCTAGGGATGCAGACTCACCTGTACTTCTCATTTCAGGTCCGAGAAACGGATAGGAGTCCTTGAGTTGGGTCCAGGAGAACTGTGGAGACTTAACTGCCCATGACTTGCTTTCAGGCTCGACGAACTCGTCAGTATTAAGACCCTCAATTATGGCCTTCATGGCCATTTCCATTAAGTTCGTACCTTTTGCTTTGCTAGAGAAAGGCATGGATCTGCTAGCCCTTAGGTTCATCTCTATAACGTACGGTACGTTATCTTTAATCACGAACTGGAGGTTGAATGGGCCCTTCACGTTGATTTCCCTAGCTAGGGATAAAGCTATGTTCTTAAGGTCTTGACTGACGTGAGTTATCTCCCTAGTGGGTATGGACATAGTGCTATCTCCGCTGTGGACGCCAGCTTCTTCCACGTGTTCTATAATTACGCCGAAGACTCCCTTTCCATCGCTAACGCCGTCCACCTCAGCCTCATAACTGTCTTCAAGGAACTTACTAATTACTACAGGATATTTGGTTGAGAGTTTAGCCTTCTGTATTATGCTATCTAACTCCTGCTCATTCCTCACTATGGCCATTGATGAACCGCTAAGCACGTAGCTCGGCCTCACCAGAACTGGGAAACCTATCTCAGAGATGAACTTTCTTACCTCCTGAGGGTCTTTGGCTGATATCCAAGCTGGCTGCTTAACGCCTAACCTATCTAAGAGAGCAGAGAACTTTTCCCTATCCTCAGCTAAATCAACTGAACGGCCTGAAGATCCCAAGAGCTTTATTCCCTCCTCCTCTAATCTCTTTGCCAGGTTGTTCCCAATTTGTCCCCCAGCGAAAGTAGCGACATATGTGTAGTTCTCCTTCTTTATTATGTCTAATATCCTCTCTTTAGTTATCTCGTCAAAATAGAGCTTCCTTATCGTATCCCAGTCTGTTGAGACGGTCTCTGGATTGTAGTTTAATACTGTAACCTGGTCGAAGTACTTCCGTGCTGCCATGGTTAGCTCCACTACACCCCAATCGAACTCTACAGACACTCCTATTCTGAAGCCTCCTGCACCTACTACAAGTAAACTATTTCCTGAGTTGTTAAGCTCTATGTCATCCTCAGATCCTACGTACGTTAGGTAAAGGTAGTTAGTTACAGTAGGCCATTCTCCAGCGAGCGTATCAATTAACTTCACCTTAGGCAAAATCTGATTACTAAATCTGATTTTCCTGATTTCCCCTTCACTTGACTTGGTAGCCAGCGCGATCTGCTCGTCACTAAATCCTAATGATTTCAGATATTGTAACATAGAGTGATCTATTTTCATTTCCTTTAATTTCTCATAGACATTAACTATACCTTTTATTTTCTCGAGGAAAAATTTATCTATTCCAGTTATTTTGTAAACCTCCTCTGTAGAGGCTCCCTCTTTAAACGCCTTAGCGGCCCATATCGGCCAGTAAGGAGTTCTCCTGCTTAACTCCCTTAACGCGTCCTCTTTGGAAGCTGAAGATAAGTAATACCCACCACCGACTAAACCTGGTTCGCCTATGTCAAGCATTCTGATCCCTTTCTGTAGAGCCTCCTCAAATGACCTACCTATGCTCATGATTTCTCCAACGCTCTTCATCTCCGTAGCTAAGCTAGTGTCAACCTCTTCGAACTTCTGCAAATCCCATCTTGGGATTTTAATCACTACGTAATCCAAGCTGGGTTCGAAACATGAACATGTAGCCCCAGATACCTTATTTAATATCTCTTCTAACGTGTAGCCCAAAGACAATTTAGCTGAGACGTAAGCTAGAGGATATCCCGTAGCTTTGCTAGCTAAAGCGCTGGATCTGGACATCCTTGGGTTGGTTTCAATAACGTAGTTAGTATAACTATAAGGATCGAGGGCAAATTGAACATTACACTCGCCTACCAAGTTAATGGATTCTGCTACCTTCATCGATAAGCTCCTCATCTCTTGAAACTCCTTATTATCAAGTGTTTGACACGGGGTTATTACGATGGATTCGCCAGTATGTACTCCCATGGGATCTAGGTTCTCTATACACGCTATCACGGCAGAGTTACCCTTGCTGTCTCTCATGACTTCGTACTCCAACTCTTTCCAGTGGTTGAGGTACTTCTCTACCAGCACCTCTCCTATGTAGCTTTGCGAGAGAGCTCTATCTATGCTTTTCCTCAATGATTCTCTATCCCACGCAACAGTGGAACCCCTCCCTCCTAAGTTAAAGCTAACTCTTACCATAACTGGGTAACCGATCTCTTCAGCCTTCTTTATCGCCTCGTCTGAACTCCTGGCAGAGAAGCTAGGTGGAACTGGAATCTTCACATCTATCATGGTCTCTCTAAATTTCTCTCTACTCAAAGCTCTCTCTATCCCCTCAATCGGCGTTCCTAGTACCTTTATATCGTACCTCTGAAGGATCCCTCTCTTGAAAAGGTCAACTCCAACGTTTAGGGCTGTCTGACCGCCGAAGCCTATAGCAATGGCGTCAGGTCTTTCCTGCTCAATAACCTTTTCTACCGCCCACCAAGTCACCGGAACCATGTATAGCTTATCGGTCATCTTATAGCTGGTCTGCACGGTAGCCACATTGGAGTTCACTAGGACGGTTTCTATCCCTTCTTCCCTATACGCTTTAAGGGACTGAGACCCACTATAGTCGAACTCTGCTGCCTCAGCTATTTTTATGGGTCCAGAACCAACTACCAAGACCTTCTTAATTCCATTCATTTCCAATCACCATCTTTTTGAACCTATCGAAAACCCACACGGTATCGTTAGGGCCAGGTCTTGACTCTGGATGAAATTGAGTCGTAATTATGGGCAGTCTCTTATGTATCAACCCCTCGACTACACCATCGTCCGGATTGATAAACCATACCTGGGTATCTTGCGGGACATCCTCCTTGTACACACCGTATCCGTGGTTATGAGTAGAAATGAAACACTTACCTGAAGTAACGTCTACTACAGGCTTATTAATAGCCCTGTGACCAAACTTCATCTTCCTTACCTTCCCCCCTAAAGCCTTTGTAGCGATCTGATGTCCCAAGCACACTCCCAATGTGGGGATCTTATATTCGGTCACCGATGCGAAGGTCCGAGCTAATCCCTCTAGAAGATTAGGATTCCCAGGTCCGTTTCCGAACACTACCCCTTTAGGAGAATAATCCATTATCTCCTCAGCAGTTGACTTGCAAGGTAACCTAATTATCGTGAAGCCTCTTCTGTACAATTCATCCAATATACCGTGCTTGATCCCGCAGTCAACTAAAACTATCAAAGAGGAACCAGATACGTTCTGATGTATAATAGGTGATTTAGGCGAGGTGAAATATGTGAAGTCAATCTCATCGTATCTCTTCCCTAAATATGATGCAGGGTCTGAGACTTCCATGCCCGACACAATTACACCCATCATTGAGCCCAAGGTCCTGACCCTCTTCACTAGCAGTCTTGTGTCCACTGATGAGACTCCAGGCACTCCTTGCTCAGCCATCCACTCATGAAGGCTTTTGCTTGAGTTCCATTTGAAGGGATCCGTCTCCTCGATCACAACTAGTCCCTCTATTTGAATGTG is part of the Metallosphaera cuprina Ar-4 genome and harbors:
- a CDS encoding haloacid dehalogenase; its protein translation is MLTEEIERYVTSIETKLLSRFESRERLLQISREVIRYSGETISLSHRGKREEALDRYSKAKTKLEEIKGIVSNFPELLFGDVGVAFQEISEASVVLSFYFGTSLTLPKDLGIPDVYYITGIADAIGEMRRAALESLRRGEKEKGKEILAVMENIYDMLWKLEYPKSLVPGLRQKVDAMRKVLEDTRHDVFLAEVVGKINED
- the lysX gene encoding lysine biosynthesis protein LysX, which encodes MKVALVVDIVRQEEKLLVKALNEQQISYDVLNVAQEPLPFNRALGRYDVAIIRAVSMYRSLYAAAVLEGAGVHTINSADVISVAGDKILTYSKLFKAGIPVPQSVIAMSPDSVMKAYEQIGFPLIDKPPIGSWGRMVSLIRDILEGKTIIEHREMMGNSALKVHIVQEYITGKNRDIRCIVMGKELLGCYARNIPSNEWRANVALGGTPTPLEVDDALKETTLKAAKVINGEFVSIDVLEHRSRGYVINELNDVPEFKGFILATGIDVPNRLVSYIKENFS
- the carB gene encoding carbamoyl-phosphate synthase (glutamine-hydrolyzing) large subunit is translated as MNGIKKVLVVGSGPIKIAEAAEFDYSGSQSLKAYREEGIETVLVNSNVATVQTSYKMTDKLYMVPVTWWAVEKVIEQERPDAIAIGFGGQTALNVGVDLFKRGILQRYDIKVLGTPIEGIERALSREKFRETMIDVKIPVPPSFSARSSDEAIKKAEEIGYPVMVRVSFNLGGRGSTVAWDRESLRKSIDRALSQSYIGEVLVEKYLNHWKELEYEVMRDSKGNSAVIACIENLDPMGVHTGESIVITPCQTLDNKEFQEMRSLSMKVAESINLVGECNVQFALDPYSYTNYVIETNPRMSRSSALASKATGYPLAYVSAKLSLGYTLEEILNKVSGATCSCFEPSLDYVVIKIPRWDLQKFEEVDTSLATEMKSVGEIMSIGRSFEEALQKGIRMLDIGEPGLVGGGYYLSSASKEDALRELSRRTPYWPIWAAKAFKEGASTEEVYKITGIDKFFLEKIKGIVNVYEKLKEMKIDHSMLQYLKSLGFSDEQIALATKSSEGEIRKIRFSNQILPKVKLIDTLAGEWPTVTNYLYLTYVGSEDDIELNNSGNSLLVVGAGGFRIGVSVEFDWGVVELTMAARKYFDQVTVLNYNPETVSTDWDTIRKLYFDEITKERILDIIKKENYTYVATFAGGQIGNNLAKRLEEEGIKLLGSSGRSVDLAEDREKFSALLDRLGVKQPAWISAKDPQEVRKFISEIGFPVLVRPSYVLSGSSMAIVRNEQELDSIIQKAKLSTKYPVVISKFLEDSYEAEVDGVSDGKGVFGVIIEHVEEAGVHSGDSTMSIPTREITHVSQDLKNIALSLAREINVKGPFNLQFVIKDNVPYVIEMNLRASRSMPFSSKAKGTNLMEMAMKAIIEGLNTDEFVEPESKSWAVKSPQFSWTQLKDSYPFLGPEMRSTGESASLGVTFYDALLKSWLSSSPNRLPKQGKSVLLYGKGNMERLKETGINLEKLGLTVKTLEHFEVSGFDVISPDIALNMIGRGEIDLIVTNGYMKSFDYKIRRLAVDLNVPIVLNGRLGREISHAMIKNEMTFYEMRRYGGGT
- the carA gene encoding glutamine-hydrolyzing carbamoyl-phosphate synthase small subunit — translated: MTFCKRGTEGLIYLEDGTLLKGCGFGAKGIRQGEVVFTTSMNGYPESMTDPSYRGQILAITHPLVGNYGVPSPIVKNGILQNFESEHIQIEGLVVIEETDPFKWNSSKSLHEWMAEQGVPGVSSVDTRLLVKRVRTLGSMMGVIVSGMEVSDPASYLGKRYDEIDFTYFTSPKSPIIHQNVSGSSLIVLVDCGIKHGILDELYRRGFTIIRLPCKSTAEEIMDYSPKGVVFGNGPGNPNLLEGLARTFASVTEYKIPTLGVCLGHQIATKALGGKVRKMKFGHRAINKPVVDVTSGKCFISTHNHGYGVYKEDVPQDTQVWFINPDDGVVEGLIHKRLPIITTQFHPESRPGPNDTVWVFDRFKKMVIGNEWN